Part of the Panthera uncia isolate 11264 chromosome F2, Puncia_PCG_1.0, whole genome shotgun sequence genome, GGATTGGATGTGGTAAAAGTGGATAAATTGCACTATTCAGGCTGAACGCTTTTACTTAAAATCTGGAGACGTTACTTTTGTAATACTAAAACCTCAGATATTTAAGTCTATGGACATGTATTTCCACGAGGTGGTTAAACCACGAGGTCCTTGGTAGTGAGTGACCGTACCTGCCATCTCCACACCTGAGACACAACTGAGCGTAAAAGGTGGCCATTCAGGGGTCCCTGGGttactctgtcagttaagcatccaactcttgatttttgctcagtcataatctcacaatttatgagttagagcccacactgggctttgcattgacagtgaggagtctgcttgtgattctctctttcactctctctctacccctccccactcatgcgcgtgctctctctctctccctcaaaataaaaaaataaacttaaaaataaaagaaggtggCCATTCATAGTCTCTCTAGGTATATCTCTTGGTCAACATAATTCTAACACTATCTTGATTTTCAGGTGTGGGGTTAGCCACCAGAAAACTGGGAAACTTGGCCAAACCCCGAGTGATCATCAGCAAGAAAGGGGATATTATAACTATAAGAACTGAAAGTAcgtttaaaaatacagagatcTCCTTTAAGTTAGGCCAAGAGTTTGAAGAAACCACAGCTGACAACAGGAAAACAAaggtaaattttaatgtttctcttcAAAGTTGGATCAGTCTGTGGCTCAAGAGGATTACTCCTATTAGTGTTCAAAAGGGTAGACCTACTTCATTCCACTGAAAATGAATGtgacttgggggcacctggctggctcagtcacaagGCTCttgattgtgagtttgagccccatgttgggagtggagcctacttaaaaaaaataaaataaggtaaaaatagaaaaatgaatgtacCTCATGAGACATCTATTATGAAAACAATTCAATACTGAATGAACGGCTCCTTTAATCAACCAAAGTCCAAGCAACTTGATTATGGGAACTTGTCTTTGCAGAGCACTGTAACCTTGTCAAGAGGCTCATTGAATCAAGTGCAGAAATGGGATGACAAAGagacaacaataaaaagaaagttggTGGATGGGAAAATGGTAGTGGTAAGAATATTTTCACttctaaatacaaaaataatgctATTTAAATAGAGAAactggttatatatttttttcgaaatattatttttttttccctttgcaataCAAATAGATAAGAATGTCTAAGAATAAAGTCAGAGTTAATGATTAGGTGATATTTTAACCATGAAGACTCAGCGATGAGTACTTCAAGTATAGGTCCAAGGTTTTAGAAATAACAAAGCCCattcattattttagaaataacacCTAAAATAATAGTAACGTCAAAAAAGTATGCATAAATATCACCAGTTTGGattcacaaagagaaaaacaaatctaagttttaaaagcaaagtattcctggggcgcctgggtggcgcagtcggttaagcgtccgacttcagccaggtcacgatctcacgatccgtgagttcgagccccgcgtcaggctctgggctgatggctcggagcctggagcctgtttccgattctgtgtctccctctctctctgcccctcccccgttcatgctctgtctctctctgtcccaaaaataaataaaaaaaaataaaaaataaataaataaataaataaaagcaaagtattCCTGAACAgctgaattataaaatatttgtagctAAGTGTGTTGCTTTCAAGAATCCAAAGAACTTGAACTAAACCAGGTCAATAATTTAAGCTCAGCTCATAGGAAACCCTCTAGTCAGCAGATAAGAATGATGACCAGGGTTGCATGGGATGGCCTTTAATGATTTAAGTTTTTGCTTCTGTGCTTACTAATACATACCGTGAACATAAattcatgtaattttaaatgttttttttccctgtaatttAGAGATTCTTATCCCTACCTACAATATAGATTTAGATGGGGAGCGAATACCAATATATGGCCCCAACACAGATCAATTAAATGCAAATCtctgggaggggaagaaggagccatcagtatttttaaatgttcctcaAATGATGCAGCTATGCATACAGTTTTGAAATCCACTTTTAGTAGAGTCAAATGCATGCAAATTATGCATAAAAACCTGCCACTTTAAGAAAATTCTTCTATAGTAACATAGATTGACTTCAAAACTGTTTCTCCTATTTCAATTATTATAATTCTGAATTGCTGGAGACTGACACATtgatgttctatttctttctaagTTTAATATTCtgagcttgtttttattttctgttgctatTTGCAAATTTGCCGTTTTCTAGTTTGAGTTTTAGATACTCAAtgaatctctctcttttcttaaggAATGTAAAATGAAGGGCGTGGTCTGCACCAGAATTTATGAGAAGGTCTGAGAAAATCATTTCCTCATTGAAGTGGCATTTGATCATTTGATGTTGGAAATCAACGGTTTTTGTTGGCAAGGCCTGACTACACtgcaatttgtttgtttttgcttttgtcttaatAGATCAGAGAGGTAAAGGTCTAAACTGAGGATTAATCTAAAATTCAGTGTTGTTGAAACATTTTCGATTTGCATGCATTTCCTTACTGTATTAAAGTATGTATACTGGCCACACCTAAATACTTGATAACGTCATTTAGTGATCTGTGAAATTCTAACTTATGTTGTACTTTGTGCATCGAAGTGCAAGTAAAGCAAGTAACTGGATAGTAAAAGGAAGTAAATGTATTGATCGGGGTAGCAGGAGCATAATGGGAAGAGGATCAGAAGTGAGACAAACTACAAGGAAAGGATTTAAGTCAGAGTTCTATCCCAGTGAAAAGGGCAGCCTCTACTCAAGCCAATTGTTTGAAAATTGAGGGGTAATTTATGGACAATGAAATGCACAGATATTAAGGGTAGAATTCAAGCCATTGTGACAAACGCACGCACCCATATAACTCACATCCTGATCAAGATAGTGGTGCCTTTCCTTAATCCCAGAAGGTTTGCTCATGCCTCTTCCCAATCACTGTCCTGCCCTGTCCCATTTCCACCAAAAGCAAGTAGCGATTTGGTTTCTATCATTTGGTTTTGACATTatacttttctttcatgtttgggtttttatacaaagaatattatttttaatccaaaaaagtatacattttttaaatgaaaaggtaaccaggaaaattcttaaaatctttttttcttattttttttctaatgtttatttatttttgagagagagagagagagtgtgagcaggggaagggcagagagacagaatccgaagcaggctccaggctctgagctgtcagcacagagcccaacacaaggagACTTGAACCCTCGAACggagagatcatgagctgagccaatgtctgatgcttaactgactgtgccacccaggtgctccttaaaaatcttaaaaagaggaTAACAACTGCTTCCATTCTACGCAGTATGAGCTATCACTTTGTGCATGTGGATGTAATAGTACTCATCTGTAACCACAGTGCTCATACTTTTTTTGCATTCTGCTTTTTGTAACTTTCACAGGGATTCTTCCACATTTCAACTAATGATATGCCATAATTTATTATGGTTCTATAATACAactgttctatttttatgttatgcCCAGTTTGGAGTTATTACAGATTATTTTGCAAAAATTGCCTTCATATATATATCTGACTGTGCCGACTACTTTTTCTAGGAGAGGGATCACTAAATCAAAGAATATAGAAAACCTGATGGGTTCTTAGTAAATATTTCTGCATTGCTTTCCTGAGCATTGTCACTGATTAGCGACGATGTAACCAGCAGTACACACATATAGGACAATGTATGAACACACATCCTAGGCTAAAAATAACAGCTACCAAATGTTATATGTGTACTGTGTGCCAAGTTCATTTACTCTCTATCAGATGATTTACATGTCATGTTGCCATATTTAATATAACTTCACACAACAACCCTAGCAGGTAGAtcctattattattcccactttatgaAAGAGGAAACAAGTGTAGAGTAACTTGTGCAAAATCACAAAGTGATAGAGACAGGATTTGCCTCTGTCTGAAGAGAGGCCAGTTGCTAAACCTTTATTTTGCCTCCTTGGCAACACCTCTCTATTAGAAACATGTCTGTTTCTTGTAGTATCTCTAAAGGTGTGCCATTAGAGAttatttttgcctgttcttggatttcatataaatggaatcatacattatgtgTTCTTTCTGTTTGCCTTTGAAAactcagcataatgcttttgaaatccatccatattgttgcatgcATTAGTAGTTTgctctttttattgctaagtagtattctattgcatGAACATATCACAGGTTGCTTATCCATTCTTCTCTTAAGATAACTGGCCTATATCCAGTTTTTCGCCAtgatgaataaagctactataaacattctgGTACAAGGCTGTTGGTGGACCTCTGAGTTCCTTCCTTGTATAAATAGCTGGGCATAGAATTACTGGGTCCATTTGATTTTTCACAGGCAGGAAGTGTGACTGCTGTGCCCAAGTAATAATGAAACTATTTCAGATGTATTGTATGACTGAGCAAATGAGAAGTGTGTTGATGTTGTTAGGGGCCAGGATTTCACTGTGGAAGAGGAACATAATGAATGAGGGGGGCAGGCAAGAGAGAATCATGTGAGAATGGATTGGAACAGATGTAAATTTATGGTTTCTAAGGCATGCGTAtatttgtgcatatgtgtatTAATTGTACATGCATACCTGcatgcatttatgtgtgtgtatatacacatatttatgtgtatgtgtatatacacccATATATTTCCTAGCTCAATCTGCCCAAAGAGCTTAGAAGCAATGACACCTCAGTAGGAATGAGCCCACTTAGTGCCCAGACCTTGGTGACCAATATCATTTCCTCTAAAAGGAATGCGGATTCCTTGGAGAAACAACTAATTCTAATGGGATGTCAGGGTAGgtacaagatgagcctgaaatattttgttataccagaaagtaaggaagtgtttaaaaaaaataatagaggcaAGCCACCAAAACATGGAAGCCAGCTTGGAGGTGTTCCCCTTGGTAAAAACTGggacaatttgaaaaataattgagaaaaataataacttataaATCATTGAAGTAAAAATAAGGATCTATGAATCCATAATGATAATAGGGAGAAAGAATGCCATTGGCTGACTGGTAAATATGGAAGGAGTGTTAGAAATGGAAGTCATCATTATTCAACCATCACTGTAAATATTGGCTCAGGCAAGAATTGCCAATGAATGCTAAATCCAGAGGGAGATTTTGATTAGGAGAAGGATATTCATTTGGTAAGAAACTATCTTAAGAAAGTATCTCTTCACAGACTGATGATTAgttatgaggggaaaaaagtttaACTTTGCAGTGGAAAAATTGGATAACCCCTTGACTGGGTAATCACCCCTAACATTACCAATGAGGGGCAGAAGAACATGTGCCTTCAAATTTGATACCCTGAGAAGGAACATCCTTTAGGTAGTATTTCAGCC contains:
- the LOC125924831 gene encoding myelin P2 protein; translation: MSNRFLGTWKLVSSENFDDYMKALGVGLATRKLGNLAKPRVIISKKGDIITIRTESTFKNTEISFKLGQEFEETTADNRKTKSTVTLSRGSLNQVQKWDDKETTIKRKLVDGKMVVECKMKGVVCTRIYEKV